In a single window of the Gossypium hirsutum isolate 1008001.06 chromosome D02, Gossypium_hirsutum_v2.1, whole genome shotgun sequence genome:
- the LOC107910019 gene encoding uncharacterized protein, giving the protein MKLKNKGKVYPSPSSSSSSSEDHLSVLNLLPAAILVVASVLSLEDRQVLAYMITRSLKTTTTNPSLISPKKRSSKKHPPPSAAKPSHQPPDFDCDCFDCYTTYWLRWDSSPNRELIHQVIEAFEDHLSSGESHKPSKKNARLKRRAANTKTVSRIPENPVSDLPGHQVPVSTEEAPVFADDVISTEKNVGEESAAAVEMTEEYPVAGDSDVEVGTRPPPTSNHKGLARKVLPDILGLFNSRLWGLWSPNV; this is encoded by the coding sequence atGAAGCTCAAAAACAAAGGTAAAGTATATCCAtccccttcttcttcttcttcttctagtgAAGACCATCTTTCCGTTTTAAACCTTCTTCCAGCTGCAATTTTAGTTGTTGCTTCAGTCCTTTCTCTCGAGGACCGACAAGTTTTAGCTTACATGATTACAAGGTCTCTCAAAACCACCACCACCAACCCTTCTTTAATCTCTCCCAAGAAAAGATCTTCCAAGAAACACCCACCACCCTCCGCCGCTAAACCCTCCCATCAGCCGCCTGATTTTGACTGCGATTGTTTCGACTGTTACACCACTTATTGGCTTCGCTGGGACTCTTCTCCTAACCGCGAGCTTATCCATCAAGTTATCGAAGCTTTTGAAGATCACTTATCCAGTGGCGAATCCCACAAACCTTCCAAGAAAAATGCGCGTCTCAAAAGGAGGGCTGCTAACACCAAAACGGTCTCTCGCATTCCCGAGAACCCGGTTTCTGACCTCCCGGGTCACCAAGTCCCCGTCTCGACCGAGGAAGCACCTGTTTTTGCTGATGACGTCATTTCCACGGAGAAGAATGTTGGAGAAGAGTCAGCTGCAGCGGTGGAAATGACGGAGGAATATCCGGTAGCGGGAGATAGTGATGTGGAAGTAGGTACGCGGCCGCCGCCGACAAGTAACCACAAGGGTTTGGCTAGGAAAGTGTTACCGGACatattaggattatttaattCTCGTTTATGGGGTCTTTGGAGTCCAAATGTGTAA
- the LOC107910018 gene encoding protein LAZY 1 isoform X2 codes for MKLLGWMHRKFRQNSSEQLKDFAIGHSCNCLTGQSLLDDQQIYSKPNYGTKPFSPSQRDHLRKSFAGVEAARVDEEDYEEDSSLAMSELFHGFLAIGTLGSDPNIPDPSTPTFAISVENITEKETEVTENELKLINDELEKVLGAEAKEEGYSSGRNSYVSTGRSSHVSAGRSSHGSTITLSGKPIEGSDTNGNGTTVCPLQGYLFGSAIELSETTTVAKKEHRTSLGELFQRTKITEENVGGKYDKEEKRTEKEGDKSAVHIMKKMLKKKMLNASRSSTAATEGNIDSASAETKLHKILHMFHRKVHPESSTATYKHGKPQKNENKENIFYDGGHEDGGHMLTDDDIMIFPQRALSKKMRRYKSQSIPPQFTLNCNDSNGNRECWIKTDADYLVLEL; via the exons ATGAAG TTGCTAGGTTGGATGCACCGTAAGTTTCGCCAAAATAGCAGTGAACAACTCAAGGATTTTGCTATTG GGCATTCTTGTAATTGTCTTACCGGGCAGTCATTACTGGATGACCAACAAATCTATTCAAAGCCAAACTATGGTACCAAGCCATTCAGTCCATCCCAGAGAGACCATCTTCGAAAGTCATTTGCTGGTGTAGAAGCAGCACGAGTAGATGAAGAAGACTATGAAGAGGATTCATCGTTGGCAATGTCTGAGCTATTCCATGGCTTTCTTGCCATCGGCACCCTTGGTTCAGACCCTAACATTCCTGATCCATCAACACCTACATTTGCTATCTCTGTAGAAAATATAACTGAAAAAGAAACTGAAGTAACAGAGAATGAGCTGAAGCTTATTAATGATGAGTTGGAGAAGGTTCTAGGAGCAGAAGCTAAAGAAGAAGGCTACTCATCTGGAAGAAACAGTTATGTCAGCACTGGAAGAAGCAGTCATGTCAGCGCTGGAAGAAGTAGCCATGGCAGCACAATTACCCTTAGTGGAAAGCCAATCGAAGGTTCAGATACCAATGGGAATGGTACTACAGTTTGTCCACTCCAAGGTTATCTTTTTGGCTCAGCAATTGAATTGTCAGAAACAACTACAGTGGCCAAAAAGGAACACAGGACCTCACTTGGGGAGCTGTTTCAGAGGACTAAAATAACTGAAGAGAATGTAGGGGGTAAATATGACAAGGAGGAAAAGCGAACAGAGAAGGAAGGAGATAAATCTGCAGTGCATATTATGAAAAAAATGCTGAAGAAAAAAATGCTCAATGCTTCTAGGAGCTCTACTGCTGCTACTGAAGGAAATATTGATTCTGCTTCAGCAGAAACAAAACTGCACAAG ATCTTGCACATGTTCCACAGAAAAGTTCATCCTGAAAGCTCAACAGCCACATATAAGCATGGCAAGCCTCAAAAGAATGAGAACAAAGAAAACATCTTCTATGATGGAGGTCATGAGGATGGAGGTCATATGCTTACGGATGACGACATAATGATATTTCCTCAAAGAGCCCTCTCAAAGAAAATGCGGCGCTACAAGAGCCAATCTATCCCACCTCAATTCACACTTAACTGCAATGATTCAAATGGGAACAGGGAGTGCTGGATCAAAACAGATGCAGACT ACCTTGTGTTGGAGCTCTAA
- the LOC107910018 gene encoding protein LAZY 1 isoform X1, with the protein MPSENDLPQFYGLNFSLLMQLLGWMHRKFRQNSSEQLKDFAIGHSCNCLTGQSLLDDQQIYSKPNYGTKPFSPSQRDHLRKSFAGVEAARVDEEDYEEDSSLAMSELFHGFLAIGTLGSDPNIPDPSTPTFAISVENITEKETEVTENELKLINDELEKVLGAEAKEEGYSSGRNSYVSTGRSSHVSAGRSSHGSTITLSGKPIEGSDTNGNGTTVCPLQGYLFGSAIELSETTTVAKKEHRTSLGELFQRTKITEENVGGKYDKEEKRTEKEGDKSAVHIMKKMLKKKMLNASRSSTAATEGNIDSASAETKLHKILHMFHRKVHPESSTATYKHGKPQKNENKENIFYDGGHEDGGHMLTDDDIMIFPQRALSKKMRRYKSQSIPPQFTLNCNDSNGNRECWIKTDADYLVLEL; encoded by the exons ATGCCTAGTGAAAATGATCTTCCTCAATTCTATGGATTGAACTTTTCTCTTTTGATGCAGTTGCTAGGTTGGATGCACCGTAAGTTTCGCCAAAATAGCAGTGAACAACTCAAGGATTTTGCTATTG GGCATTCTTGTAATTGTCTTACCGGGCAGTCATTACTGGATGACCAACAAATCTATTCAAAGCCAAACTATGGTACCAAGCCATTCAGTCCATCCCAGAGAGACCATCTTCGAAAGTCATTTGCTGGTGTAGAAGCAGCACGAGTAGATGAAGAAGACTATGAAGAGGATTCATCGTTGGCAATGTCTGAGCTATTCCATGGCTTTCTTGCCATCGGCACCCTTGGTTCAGACCCTAACATTCCTGATCCATCAACACCTACATTTGCTATCTCTGTAGAAAATATAACTGAAAAAGAAACTGAAGTAACAGAGAATGAGCTGAAGCTTATTAATGATGAGTTGGAGAAGGTTCTAGGAGCAGAAGCTAAAGAAGAAGGCTACTCATCTGGAAGAAACAGTTATGTCAGCACTGGAAGAAGCAGTCATGTCAGCGCTGGAAGAAGTAGCCATGGCAGCACAATTACCCTTAGTGGAAAGCCAATCGAAGGTTCAGATACCAATGGGAATGGTACTACAGTTTGTCCACTCCAAGGTTATCTTTTTGGCTCAGCAATTGAATTGTCAGAAACAACTACAGTGGCCAAAAAGGAACACAGGACCTCACTTGGGGAGCTGTTTCAGAGGACTAAAATAACTGAAGAGAATGTAGGGGGTAAATATGACAAGGAGGAAAAGCGAACAGAGAAGGAAGGAGATAAATCTGCAGTGCATATTATGAAAAAAATGCTGAAGAAAAAAATGCTCAATGCTTCTAGGAGCTCTACTGCTGCTACTGAAGGAAATATTGATTCTGCTTCAGCAGAAACAAAACTGCACAAG ATCTTGCACATGTTCCACAGAAAAGTTCATCCTGAAAGCTCAACAGCCACATATAAGCATGGCAAGCCTCAAAAGAATGAGAACAAAGAAAACATCTTCTATGATGGAGGTCATGAGGATGGAGGTCATATGCTTACGGATGACGACATAATGATATTTCCTCAAAGAGCCCTCTCAAAGAAAATGCGGCGCTACAAGAGCCAATCTATCCCACCTCAATTCACACTTAACTGCAATGATTCAAATGGGAACAGGGAGTGCTGGATCAAAACAGATGCAGACT ACCTTGTGTTGGAGCTCTAA